One window of uncultured Trichococcus sp. genomic DNA carries:
- the rplX gene encoding 50S ribosomal protein L24: protein MHVKTGDKVKVITGKDKGKEGVILKTFPKKDRVIVEGINIVKKHRKASQTNPTGGILEEAAPIHVSNIMLIDAKTGEPTRVGSKVVDGKKVRVSKKTGEIID, encoded by the coding sequence ATGCACGTAAAAACTGGTGATAAAGTTAAAGTCATTACTGGAAAAGATAAAGGTAAAGAAGGAGTCATCCTTAAAACTTTCCCTAAAAAAGATCGTGTTATTGTCGAAGGCATTAATATTGTCAAGAAACATCGCAAAGCTTCCCAGACAAACCCAACAGGTGGAATTCTTGAAGAAGCAGCACCTATCCATGTTTCTAACATTATGTTAATTGATGCTAAAACTGGCGAACCTACTCGCGTAGGATCTAAAGTCGTAGATGGCAAAAAAGTCCGCGTTTCCAAAAAAACCGGCGAAATCATTGATTAA
- the rplN gene encoding 50S ribosomal protein L14, with protein MIQTESRLRVADNSGAKEVLTIKVLGGSNRKFAGIGDTIVCTVKQATPGGVVKKGEVVKAVIVRTKHGAHRKDGSYIKFDENACVIIRDDKSPRGTRIFGPVARELRDNNYMKIVSLAPEVL; from the coding sequence GTGATACAAACAGAATCCCGCTTAAGAGTTGCCGATAATTCAGGCGCTAAAGAAGTGTTAACTATCAAAGTGTTAGGTGGTTCAAACCGCAAATTCGCAGGAATTGGTGATACAATCGTCTGCACAGTAAAACAAGCTACACCCGGTGGTGTTGTCAAAAAGGGTGAGGTTGTCAAAGCTGTTATCGTTCGTACGAAACACGGCGCACACCGTAAAGATGGTTCTTACATCAAATTTGACGAAAATGCTTGTGTAATCATTCGTGACGACAAGAGCCCTCGTGGAACACGTATCTTTGGACCAGTTGCACGTGAATTGCGTGACAACAACTACATGAAGATCGTTTCCCTTGCTCCAGAAGTATTGTAA
- the rpsQ gene encoding 30S ribosomal protein S17: MTEQRNQRKVYQGVVVSDKMDKTIVVEVSTTKTHPTYGKRVKYSKKYKAHDENNQAKMGDVVRIMETRPLSATKNFRLLEVVEESVII; encoded by the coding sequence ATGACTGAACAACGTAACCAACGTAAAGTCTACCAAGGTGTTGTTGTTTCCGATAAAATGGATAAAACAATCGTTGTAGAAGTATCTACAACAAAAACACATCCAACTTACGGCAAACGCGTTAAGTACTCTAAAAAGTACAAAGCACATGATGAAAACAACCAAGCTAAAATGGGAGATGTAGTTAGAATTATGGAGACTCGTCCTCTATCTGCTACTAAAAATTTCCGCTTACTGGAAGTTGTTGAAGAATCAGTAATCATCTAA
- the rpmC gene encoding 50S ribosomal protein L29, which yields MKANELKELSTAEMIEKEKQFKDELFNLRFQLATGQLENTARLKEVRKSIARIKTVLRQQELQK from the coding sequence ATGAAGGCTAATGAACTTAAAGAGTTATCCACTGCTGAAATGATTGAAAAAGAAAAACAATTCAAAGATGAATTATTCAATCTACGATTCCAACTTGCAACCGGCCAGTTAGAAAATACTGCCCGCTTGAAAGAAGTACGCAAATCAATTGCACGTATTAAAACTGTATTGCGACAACAAGAATTGCAAAAATAG
- the rplP gene encoding 50S ribosomal protein L16: protein MLVPKRVKHRREFRGKMRGEAKGGKEVVFGEFGLQAVDSHWITNRQIEAARIAMTRYMKRGGKVWIKIFPHKSYTSKAIGVRMGSGKGAPEGWVSPVKRGKIMFEVAGVPEEVAREALRLASHKLPVKTKIVKRKEIGGESNEG from the coding sequence ATGTTAGTACCTAAACGTGTAAAACACCGTCGTGAGTTCCGTGGAAAAATGCGCGGAGAAGCTAAAGGCGGAAAAGAAGTTGTATTCGGTGAATTTGGTTTGCAAGCTGTAGACTCGCACTGGATCACTAACCGTCAGATCGAAGCTGCTCGTATCGCTATGACTCGTTACATGAAACGTGGTGGGAAAGTTTGGATCAAAATATTCCCTCACAAATCATATACATCCAAAGCTATCGGAGTCCGTATGGGTTCTGGTAAAGGGGCACCTGAAGGTTGGGTATCTCCAGTTAAACGCGGCAAGATCATGTTCGAAGTAGCAGGCGTCCCTGAAGAAGTGGCACGCGAAGCTCTACGTCTTGCATCTCACAAATTGCCAGTTAAAACAAAAATTGTAAAACGTAAAGAAATTGGTGGTGAATCGAATGAAGGCTAA
- the rpsC gene encoding 30S ribosomal protein S3, translating into MGQKIHPLGLRVGIIRDWDAKWYAEKDFAAFLHEDLRIRKYIAKNLSEASVSKIEIERAANRVNVSIHTAKPGMVIGKGGSEVEKTRKELNELTGKKVHINIVEIKRPDLDAKLVAEGIAKQLENRVAFRRAQKQAIQRTMRSGAKGIKTQVSGRLNGADIARAETHAEGTVPLHTLRADIDYAWEEADTTYGKLGVKVWIYRGEVLPAKKTTEKGGK; encoded by the coding sequence GTGGGTCAAAAAATTCATCCATTAGGATTGCGTGTCGGCATCATCCGTGACTGGGATGCTAAATGGTACGCTGAAAAAGATTTCGCAGCTTTCTTACATGAAGATTTACGTATCCGTAAATACATCGCAAAGAACTTAAGCGAAGCTTCTGTTTCTAAAATTGAAATCGAGCGTGCAGCTAACCGCGTGAACGTTTCAATCCATACTGCCAAACCTGGTATGGTAATCGGTAAAGGTGGTTCTGAAGTAGAAAAAACTCGCAAAGAGTTAAATGAACTGACTGGTAAAAAAGTACACATCAATATCGTGGAAATCAAAAGACCAGACCTGGATGCTAAATTGGTTGCTGAAGGTATCGCTAAACAGTTGGAAAACCGTGTAGCTTTCCGTCGTGCGCAAAAACAAGCTATCCAACGTACAATGAGATCTGGCGCTAAAGGGATCAAAACGCAAGTTTCTGGTCGTTTGAATGGTGCAGATATCGCTCGTGCTGAAACTCATGCTGAAGGAACTGTTCCATTGCATACATTGCGTGCGGACATCGACTACGCTTGGGAAGAAGCAGACACTACATATGGTAAATTAGGCGTTAAAGTTTGGATTTACCGTGGTGAAGTTTTACCAGCAAAAAAAACAACTGAGAAAGGAGGGAAATAA
- the rplV gene encoding 50S ribosomal protein L22, translating to MPEQITAAKASAQTVRIAARKVRLVVDLIRGKSIGEAISILKFTPRGASPVVEKVLMSAIANAEHNYDLDIENLVVSEAYVNEGPTMKRFRPRAKGSASPILKRTSHITIVVSEKKEG from the coding sequence ATGCCAGAACAAATCACAGCTGCAAAAGCATCTGCACAAACTGTTCGCATTGCCGCTCGTAAGGTTCGTTTAGTAGTGGATCTTATCAGAGGCAAGAGCATCGGAGAAGCAATCTCCATTCTGAAATTCACACCGCGTGGCGCTTCGCCCGTTGTAGAAAAAGTGTTGATGTCAGCAATTGCTAATGCAGAACATAATTATGATTTAGATATCGAAAACTTGGTAGTAAGCGAGGCTTATGTTAACGAAGGACCAACGATGAAACGTTTCCGTCCACGTGCAAAAGGTTCAGCTTCACCAATCTTGAAACGTACTAGCCACATCACAATCGTGGTATCAGAAAAGAAGGAGGGATAA